In Oncorhynchus masou masou isolate Uvic2021 chromosome 10, UVic_Omas_1.1, whole genome shotgun sequence, a single genomic region encodes these proteins:
- the LOC135547125 gene encoding small membrane A-kinase anchor protein-like encodes MGCVKSKKSDPTQYANSVEKVDSKLGKRWGENALLVHSETGSGKDSARVDPILLEYAHQLSEEIVARAVQQWLEVDSRYSDIPYIECDVP; translated from the coding sequence ATGGGATGCGTCAAATCCAAGAAGAGTGATCCGACCCAGTACGCCAACTCGGTGGAGAAGGTGGACAGCAAGCTTGGGAAGAGATGGGGCGAGAATGCGCTGCTGGTCCACTCTGAGACGGGGTCGGGGAAAGACTCTGCCCGGGTGGACCCCATCCTGCTGGAGTACGCCCACCAGCTGTCAGAGGAGATTGTGGCCCGGGCAGTGCAGCAGTGGCTGGAGGTGGACAGCCGCTACAGTGACATCCCCTACATCGAGTGTGACGTGCCATGA